In the Romeriopsis navalis LEGE 11480 genome, GTCTTCAAACGATCGAGCGCAGCACTTGGGAAACTAAGACGTTGCAAGACATTGCGCAACTGCGCACGGATATTGCTTCGGTTAAGGAAGATACGCCCATGGTCGATTTGATTGGCGTAATGGACGAAAAATCACTATCGAAAATTACCGTCTTATCACCGGCCGGTGCGGTGGCTGGAGTCCTTGATCGAGGCGATATTCTCCGGGCTGTTAGTCGACAGTTGGGAATTGAGGTTTCCGATGAAGCGGTCAAGCAGGTGAAGGAAGCCGGTGAATTTCCGGCGGGTTTACAGCTAGGGGCGATTGCGCAGTCGATACAGGGTTTGAAATAGTTCAACTGAATTGAATTTATCAGCCGCCCGGTAGGTCTTTTGAGCAAGATC is a window encoding:
- a CDS encoding CBS domain-containing protein; amino-acid sequence: LQTIERSTWETKTLQDIAQLRTDIASVKEDTPMVDLIGVMDEKSLSKITVLSPAGAVAGVLDRGDILRAVSRQLGIEVSDEAVKQVKEAGEFPAGLQLGAIAQSIQGLK